A genomic region of Xiphophorus couchianus chromosome 18, X_couchianus-1.0, whole genome shotgun sequence contains the following coding sequences:
- the clptm1 gene encoding putative lipid scramblase CLPTM1, with amino-acid sequence MATQGSESTKPTVSNGEVSSNGTAATTDGQAVQTAENAQDPQQQQQQQQQAPNAWQVIKGVLFRIFIIWAISSWFRRGPSTPDPNTPAGAPRVPSRNLFPKDTLMDLYVYVSQEEVFTDFNNTDALFWFHRDLVYGDWATGESGDGCSQQYKELDISENVHQNGSLYIHVYFTKSGFHPDPKRKGQYRRLATVHSTKMLNKFKRRKFLKTKNLLTGETEADPEMIKRAESHGPVEIISHWHPNLTINMVDDHTAWVKGSVPPPLDQYVKFDAVSGDYYPIVYFNDYWNLQKDYYPINETLTKLPLRLTYCPLSLWRWQLYAAQNARSPWNFLPEDTYEQSDEDQDSVKVALLETNPYLLGLTIVVSIVHSIFEFLAFKNDIQFWNSRQSLEGLSVRSIIFGVFQSLVVLLYILDNETNFVVQVSVFIGLLIDLWKITKVMDVRLDRENKIAGILPRLVFKDKSTYVESSTKIYDDMAFRYLSWLLYPLFGCYAVYSLLYVEHKGWYSWVLSMLYGFLLTFGFITMTPQLFINYKMKSVAHLPWRMLTYKALNTFIDDLFAFVIKMPMMYRIGCLRDDVVFFIYLYQRWIYRVDPNRVNEFGTSGVDHSQNNTAETTPAVTDKPEGEKKND; translated from the exons ATGGCGACGCAGGGGAGCGAGTCAACTAAACCTACAGTCAGCAACGGAGAG GTGAGCAGCAATGGAACCGCTGCAACAACAGACGGTCAGGCTGtgcaaacagctgaaaatgcCCAGGatcctcagcagcagcagcagcagcagcaacaagcaCCTAATGCCTGGCAGGTCATCAAAGGCGTCCTCTTTAG AATCTTCATAATTTGGGCAATCAGCAGTTGGTTCCGCAGAGGGCCGTCCACTCCTGACCCCAACACACCAGCAGGGGCCCCCAGAGTACCCAGCAGGAACCTCTTCCCTAAAGACACCCTTATG GACCTGTATGTCTACGTGTCCCAGGAGGAGGTGTTCACTGACTTCAACAACACAGATGCCCTTTTCTGGTTCCACAGGGACCTGGTCTACGGAGACTGGGCCACAGGGGAGAGCGGAGATGGCTGCTCCCAGCAATATAAAGAGTTAGACATCTCAGAG AACGTTCATCAGAACGGCTCCCTGTACATTCATGTCTATTTCACTAAAAGTGGATTCCACCCCGACCCGAAACGCAAGGGGCAGTACCGCAGACTGGCAACAGTTCATTCAACAAAAA tgctcaataaattcaaaagaagaaagtttCTGAAAACTAAGAATCTGCTCACAGGAGAGACGGAAGCAGATCCTGAGATGATTAAG CGGGCAGAGAGCCACGGTCCAGTGGAGATTATCTCCCACTGGCACCCCAACCTGACCATTAACATGGTGGATGATCACACAGCCTGGGTGAAAGGCTCTGTCCCACCCCCTCTAGACCAAT ATGTTAAGTTCGACGCAGTAAGTGGCGACTACTACCCCATAGTTTACTTCAATGACTACTGGAACCTGCAGAAGGACTACTATCCCATCAACGAGACGCTGACCAAACTCCCGCTGAGGCTCACCTACTGCCCGCTGTCCCTGTGGCGCTGGCAGCTCTACGCTGCCCAGAACGCTCGCTCGCCATGGAACTTCCTACCTGAGGACACGTACGAGCAATCTGACGAAGACCAAGACTCCGTCAAG GTTGCCCTTTTGGAAACCAATCCGTACCTGCTGGGACTCACCATTGTGGTGTCTATTGTACACAGCATCTTTGAGTTCCTTGCTTTTAAGAATG ATATCCAGTTTTGGAACAGCAGACAATCTCTTGAAGGACTGTCTGTGCGCTCCATCATATTTGGGGTGTTTCAGTCTCTTGTTGTGTTGCTGTACATTTTGGACAACGAAACCAACTTTGTGGTGCAAGTCAGCGTCTTCATCGGTCTTCTAATTGACCTGTGGAAAATCACCAAGGTTATGGATGTCAGG TTGGATCGAGAGAACAAAATCGCAGGGATTCTTCCAAGATTGGTATTCAAAGATAAATCAACATATGTGGAATCTTCAACCAAAATCTATGATGAC ATGGCCTTCAGGTACTTGTCATGGCTGCTCTATCCTCTGTTCGGCTGCTACGCCGTCTACAGTTTATTGTACGTAGAGCACAAAGGCTGGTACTCCTGGGTACTCAGCATGCTTTATGGCTTCTTGTTAACCTTTG GTTTCATTACAATGACACCGCAGCTATTCATCAACTACAAAATGAAGTCTGTAGCTCACCTCCCATGGAGGATGCTCACCTACAAGGCTCTCAATACCTTTATTGATGACCTGTTTGCCTTTGTGATCAAGATGCCCATGATGTACAGGATAGGATGCCTTAGAGACG ACGTGGTGTTCTTCATCTACCTTTACCAGCGCTGGATCTACCGGGTCGATCCCAACAGAGTGAATGAATTCGGCACCAGCGGAGTGGACCACTCCCAGAACAACACCGCAGAGACCACGCCCGCTGTCACAGACAAACCagagggggagaaaaagaacGATTAA
- the tbcb gene encoding tubulin-folding cofactor B — translation MDGEVTVVTNPYVNVRITSSLSSFENRRRFNKRITIAELKMLLEMNVGVPASSMDLEIFSTTDRFLQKIDNDEALFGSYPVDDECRIHVIDRSGGQTSELFDDSKVEKFELSDEAYEQRKESVRSFLKKQNLGRFNEEEAAKKKAELTIREEQQKAAAEAISVGSRCKVEVPGQPTKLGTVMYVGTTEFKSGHWVGVKYDEPVGKHNGTVQGKQYFECQDKYGAFVKPLNMTVGDFPEEDYGLDEI, via the exons ATGGACGGTGAAGTGACGGTGGTTACCAACCCGTATGTGAATGTCCGTATCACAAGCAGCCTTTCCAGCTTTGAGAACCGCAGAAGGTTCAATAAAAGAATTACTATTGCAGAATTAAAG ATGCTCCTGGAGATGAATGTGGGTGTACCTGCTTCCAGCATGGACCTGGAGATTTTTAGCACCACCGATAGGTTCCTACAGAAAATTGATAACGATGAAGCTTTATTTGGTTCCTACCCTGTGGATGATGAATGCAGAATACAT GTTATTGACAGGAGTGGAGGACAGACCAGCGAGTTGTTTGATGATTCCAAAGTGGAGAAGTTTGAGCTCTCAGATGAGGCCTATGAACAACGGAAAG AATCCGTCCGGTCATTCTTAAAGAAGCAGAATTTGGGCCGCTTCAACGAGGAAGAAGCTGCTAAGAAGAAAGCTGAGCTCACCATTCGGGAAGAACAGCAGAAGGCTGCAGCTGAGGCCATTTCTGTCGGCAGCCGCTGCAAAGTGGAGGTCCCAGGGCAGCCCACAAAGCTTGGCACGGTCATGTATGTTG GTACAACAGAGTTCAAGTCAGGTCATTGGGTGGGTGTGAAGTACGATGAGCCCGTTGGAAAACACAATGGAAC CGTTCAGGGGAAGCAATACTTTGAGTGTCAAGACAAATACGGGGCATTTGTGAAGCCGTTGAATATGACCGTGGGAGACTTCCCTGAAGAGGATTACGGTTTGGATGAGATATAG
- the six5 gene encoding homeobox protein SIX5, translating into MASLSLESTEQSENSPEEPSAAESKEDKETARVSEHLLQSFQKSALSFSTDQVSCLCEALLQAGNVDRLWRFLSTIPPSSELLRGNETLLKAQALVAFHREEFKELYAILESYDFHPSNHGFLQDLYLKARYKEAERSRGRSLGAVDKYRLRKKFPLPKTIWDGEETVYCFKEKSRNALKECYKSNRYPTPDEKKNLAKVTGLSLTQVSNWFKNRRQRDRTPSGTHSKSESDGNHSTEDEASVMDEAADKPEETVGSGASIISVSAVPCSAGSQLILNSSSGFLTAPQPLLLNGNSLISGAGAGVIINGLSLGDCQTVTLSPVTTSSPLILNGAQVIAKPGVGAEQQEAVEAKAAVLSSNLRSSEASAIVSPPLHTKAKSGNNMDFHVRCESEGGSQTVSPSSSSLSPSPPALSSPTCLPSLVLTQNPQHQEPLSLTAPLSSANVAISNSPSQQGVSPSSVSSIHSAPHVISLPQVVPSIHCAPVSHLVQTSLGSQCPQLVPVSPLTSPAPSFQNPPTQNPGGRPPKQQKEPLTTVSESAATVVSVSELSNATLQQINSTPSKIQTPQVLSASSPTPVVPVSQAKGSSASAQLVSLSMPQLVPVSSIQTSSNVSFPQVVPASPALSIPSAGLPLQILASAPGSGGAPQTPLRINPLSPIQRVGNPSSVAPAVQLLNPGIIQLPSSPTGNLVLGGSPYLSVQQGKLILTIPAGIQLTSLPLKPVPDAPTISANGVAGLLGPSAPPVAHQPPSVPGSTSAGPAASPLNFISSSPLYCAPDSAVATSQALTDQPVTMTTQSSLTPESLLALGPMYSGVAPSLQLSQPAWSPVSLSTSASLTLFDMRGKGELPVDLGLPGGESLLLGSPSPGQDEDARSPLGDPEEMDGDPKILTQLQSVPVDEDLGL; encoded by the exons ATGGCTTCCTTGTCTTTAGAGTCTACAGAACAATCTGAGAACAGCCCAGAGGAGCCATCAGCAGCCGAGTccaaagaagacaaagaaaccGCCCGAGTTTCGGAACATCTGCTCCAAAGTTTTCAGAAGTCGGCTCTGAGTTTCTCCACTGACCAGGTTTCGTGTCTGTGCGAGGCCCTGTTGCAAGCGGGTAATGTGGATCGCCTGTGGAGGTTTCTCTCCACCATACCTCCTTCGTCCGAGCTGCTACGTGGCAACGAGACGTTGCTGAAGGCCCAGGCGCTGGTGGCCTTCCACCGGGAGGAGTTCAAGGAGCTGTACGCCATCCTGGAGAGCTATGACTTCCACCCGTCTAACCATGGGTTCCTGCAGGACCTGTACCTCAAAGCCCGCTACAAGGAGGCGGAGAGGTCCCGGGGCCGCAGCCTGGGCGCCGTGGACAAGTACCGGCTCAGGAAGAAGTTCCCCCTGCCCAAAACCATCTGGGACGGGGAAGAGACCGTGTACTGCTTCAAGGAGAAGTCCCGGAACGCTCTGAAGGAATGTTACAAGAGCAACAGGTATCCCACTCCGGACGAGAAGAAAAACCTGGCCAAAGTCACCGGACTGTCCCTCACACAGGTCAGCAACTGGTTCAAGAACCGCAGGCAGAGGGACAGGACCCCGTCCGGGACCCACAGCAAAAG TGAGTCTGATGGGAATCACAGCACTGAAGACGAGGCGAGCGTCATGGACGAAGCGGCGGACAAACCTGAGGAGACCGTCGGCTCCGGGGCTTCCATCATCTCCGTCTCGGCGGTGCCCTGCAGCGCCGGGAGCCAGCTCATCCTCAACAGCTCCAGCGGCTTCCTCACAGCGCCGCAGCCTTTGCTGCTGAACGGAAACTCCCTGATCTCTGGCGCCGGGGCTGGCGTCATCATCAACGGCCTGAGTCTGGGCGACTGCCAGACGGTCACGCTGAGTCCTGTCACCACCAGCTCTCCTTTGATCCTGAACGGGGCTCAGGTCATAGCCAAACCCGGGGTCGGCGCAGAGCAGCAGGAGGCGGTGGAGGCCAAGGCGGCGGTTCTGAGCAGCAACTTGCGATCTTCCGAGGCCTCCGCCATCGTTTCTCCTCCACTTCATACCAAAGCAAAGAGCGGCAACAACATGGATTTTCACGTCCGCTGTGAATCGGAAGGAGGCAGCCAGACGGTATCCCCGTCCTCCTCGTCTTTATCGCCCTCCCCGCCAGCTCTGTCATCTCCCACCTGTCTTCCATCTCTAGTCTTAACCCAGAACCCGCAACATCAAGAGCCGCTCTCCCTCACAGCGCCTCTGTCTTCTGCAAATGTAGCTATTTCTAACTCTCCCAGTCAGCAAGGGGTTTCTCCCTCGTCGGTTTCTTCCATCCACTCCGCCCCTCATGTCATCTCTTTGCCCCAAGTTGTGCCTTCCATCCACTGTGCACCAGTCTCCCATCTGGTCCAGACGTCTTTAGGATCCCAGTGCCCTCAGCTCGTCCCAGTATCCCCACTCACCTCGCCGGCTCCATCGTTCCAAAACCCTCCCACTCAAAACCCGGGTGGCAGACCACCGAAGCAGCAGAAAGAGCCCCTAACAACTGTATCTGAATCTGCTGCGACTGTGGTTTCGGTCTCGGAGCTAAGCAACGCTACCCTCCAGCAAATAAACTCCACCCCAAGCAAAATCCAGACTCCGCAGGTTCTCTCCGCATCTTCCCCAACTCCAGTAGTGCCGGTGTCACAAGCCAAAGGCAGCAGCGCCTCTGCACAGTTAGTCTCTCTCTCCATGCCTCAGCTGGTCCCCGTCTCCTCCATCCAGACCTCCTCCAACGTCTCTTTCCCTCAGGTGGTGCCGGCCAGTCCAGCTCTCTCCATCCCCTCGGCCGGGTTGCCCTTGCAGATCCTGGCTTCGGCTCCCGGATCCGGAGGGGCTCCGCAGACCCCGCTCCGGATAAACCCGCTGAGTCCAATTCAGAGAGTGGGGAACCCGAGCAGCGTGGCCCCCGCCGTGCAGCTCCTGAACCCTGGGATCATTCAGCTACCTTCCTCTCCAACAG GGAACCTCGTTCTTGGTGGAAGTCCTTATCTGAGTGTCCAGCAGGGGAAGCTGATTCTGACCATCCCAGCAGGGATCCAGCTCACCAGTTTACCCCTGAAACCAGTCCCAGACGCACCCACCATCTCTGCCAACGGCGTGGCGGGGCTTCTTGGCCCCTCCGCGCCTCCCGTGGCCCACCAGCCTCCGTCCGTCCCCGGCTCGACCTCCGCCGGTCCGGCAGCTTCGCCCTTGAACTTCATCAGCTCGTCCCCTCTGTACTGTGCTCCGGACTCCGCCGTCGCCACCAGCCAGGCGCTCACGGACCAGCCCGTCACCATGACGACACAGAGCTCGCTCACTCCGGAGAGCCTGCTGGCCCTCGGCCCCATGTACAGCGGCGTGGCGCCGAGCCTCCAGCTGTCCCAGCCGGCGTGGAGCCCCGTGTCGCTCTCCACCTCGGCCAGCCTGACGCTGTTTGACATGCGGGGGAAGGGCGAGCTGCCCGTAGACCTCGGCCTGCCCGGCGGGGAGTCGCTCCTGCTGGGGAGCCCCTCGCCGGGGCAGGACGAGGACGCCAGGTCTCCCCTGGGGGACCCAGAGGAGATGGACGGGGACCCCAAGATCCTCACTCAGCTCCAGTCGGTCCCCGTGGATGAAGACCTGGGTTTGTAG
- the six9 gene encoding SIX homeobox 9, which translates to MIFTAEQVICVCEVLLQGGHMDRLASFLCTLPPSSSSSCHWELESVLKAKAAVAFHQGRFSDLYAQLEGFLFSPRSHQFLQQLWLRARYAEAERQRGRPLGAVGKYRVRRKFPLPYTIWDGEETSYCFKEKSRSVLWEWYHRKPYPSTQEKRELAAATGLTSTQVSNWFKNRQQRERTADVSSFQSPLAGGHSGEVYLSSENEASPQGSPQPRRRRPTPPPLCHPPLPLHHTHQDC; encoded by the exons ATGATCTTCACAGCAGAGCAGgtcatctgtgtgtgtgaggtcCTGCTGCAGGGCGGTCACATGGATCGTCTCGCCAGCTTCCTCTGCActcttcctccctcttcttcttcttcgtgccACTGGGAGCTGGAGAGCGTGTTGAAAGCCAAGGCAGCTGTGGCCTTTCACCAGGGCCGCTTCTCGGACCTCTACGCCCAGCTGGAGGGCTTCCTGTTCTCCCCGCGCAGCCACCAgttcctgcagcagctgtggcTGCGGGCCCGCTACGCCGAGGCCGAGAGGCAGCGGGGCCGGCCCCTGGGGGCCGTGGGGAAGTACCGCGTCAGGAGGAAGTTTCCTTTACCCTACACCATCTGGGACGGCGAGGAGACCAGCTACTGCTTCAAG GAGAAATCGCGGAGCGTGCTCTGGGAATGGTACCACAGGAAGCCGTACCCGTCCACCCAGGAGAAACGGGAGCTGGCCGCCGCCACCGGCCTCACCTCCACCCAGGTCAGCAACTGGTTCAAGAACCGCCAGCAGAGGGAGCGAACCGCGGATGTTAGCAG TTTTCAGTCGCCCCTCGCTGGAGGACATTCAGGTGAAGTCTACCTGTCCTCCGAGAATGAAGCTTCTCCCCAAGGCAGCCCACAACCCCGAAGACGCCGCCCGACACCTCCACCCTTGTGccaccc